In Myxocyprinus asiaticus isolate MX2 ecotype Aquarium Trade chromosome 32, UBuf_Myxa_2, whole genome shotgun sequence, one genomic interval encodes:
- the LOC127422950 gene encoding RING finger protein unkempt homolog isoform X5 has translation MEPLITALMCTVLNTMRAQGRVPMERTGDTERRYHLRYYKTGSCIHETDGKGHCSKNGPHCAFAHSSHDLRSPVYDIREMQELDAQAATGLVEGPSGEGQSGVVASTALIEKILSEDPRWQDNSFVLSHYKTELCKKPPRLCRQGYACPYYHNSKDRRRSPHKHKYRALPCPSVKHSDEWGDPSKCESGESCQYCHTRTEQQFHPEICKSTKCNDMQQSGNCPRGPFCAFAHLEKFSVSEEQLASQCSSPLLATFCPAPLEDSTHSGPSATTEEGLLGRILFKDFSSIEAGPGGEGGYGKAPGFEREDQLYYRNVYGLDPFTFIAKQKSFVMDQRSREIFSMHSKQFQDLLVFLPVGSPLSMSSSVPSSRAATPPSPAPPGPSSGMNANALPFYPTSDTVESVVESALDDLDLNDFGASAIEKSLESSSLLSMGLMLGGSQLQSSAPVNIPGSLSSPSPFRSPSPSPPIRAHHSPFLSAQLSQPSQSESSFLGSSHGSLGLNGMSSSIWENFPTGQSSPGTPPALLSMGSMYAEASRLKQEVEEAHRVLKHWDHSWRQMAQSWAVLKTDAEEERILAGQLSMEAERARQAEEEAQQQAALLEEVLERLRHSENPHLQLHQLQLLHRLPLSSICSLQAQICTCLRTVEQAVFRKQRLYCISCDKLGSLTLPCQHGLLCERCAASTECPLCTEHQQSLNIPEL, from the exons ATGGAACCTTTAATTACAGCCCTGATGTGTACTGTGTTAAATACGATGAGGGCACAGGGACGTGTCCCGATGGAGAGGA CTGGAGACACAGAGAGGCGGTATCACCTGCGCTACTATAAGACTGGTTCCTGTATACATGAGACTGATGGGAAGGGCCACTGTAGTAAGAACGGTCCTCACTGTGCCTTTGCTCACAGCTCCCATGACCTCCGAAGCCCTGTCTATGACATCAG AGAGATGCAGGAATTAGATGCTCAAGCTGCCACAGGATTGGTTGAGGGGCCATCTGGAGAAGGACAGTCAGGTGTTGTGGCCAGCACTGCACTTATAGAAAAGATCCTGAGTGAAGATCCACGCTGGCAAG ACAACAGTTTCGTGCTCTCCCACTACAAGACAGAGCTTTGTAAAAAGCCGCCACGGCTGTGCCGACAGGGCTATGCATGTCCCTACTATCACAACAGCAAAGACCGCAGACGGAGccctcacaaacacaaatacag AGCCCTGCCGTGTCCCTCAGTCAAACACAGTGACGAGTGGGGAGACCCCAGTAAATGCGAAAGCGGAGAAAGCTGCCAGTACTGCCACACGCGGACAGAACAGCAGTTTCATCCAGAG ATCTGCAAATCCAccaaatgcaatgacatgcagCAGAGTGGCAACTGTCCCAGAGGGCCGTTCTGTGCTTTTGCACATTTAGAAA AATTCAGTGTCAGTGAGGAGCAGCTGGCTTCACAATGCAGTTCACCTCTTCTTGCAACTTTCTGCCCCGCCCCATTAGAAGACTCCACCCACAGTGGCCCCAGTGCCACCACAGAGGAAGGGCTGCTGGGACGCATTCTGTTTAAGGATTTCTCCAGCATTGAAGCCGGCCCAGGAGGAGAGGGTGGTTATGGGAAAGCCCCCGGTTTTGAGAGGGAAGACCAG ctatactataggaatgtttatggactggacccattcactttcatt GCCAAACAGAAAAGTTTTGTAATGGATCAGCGCAGCAGAGAAATCTTTTCCATGCACAGCAAACAG TTTCAGGATTTATTAGTGTTTCTACCTGTCGGCAGTCCTCTTAGTATGTCCTCCAGTGTACCCTCCAGCCGTGCAGCCACCCCACCCAGCCCTGCACCACCTGGTCCCTCTTCTGGCATGAACGCCAACGCTCTTCCCTTCTACCCCACAAGTGACACGGTGGAGTCTGTAGTGG AGTCTGCACTGGATGATCTGGACCTGAATGACTTTGGAGCCTCAGCTATTGAGAAAAGTCTGGAGAGTTCCAGCCTGCTGAGCATGGGGCTCATGTTGG GAGGCAGTCAGTTACAGAGTTCAGCACCTGTCAACATTCCTGGCTCCTTAAGTAGTCCCTCCCCTTTCAGATCACCCTCACCTTCTCCACCAATCAGAGCTCACCACTCTCCATTCCTCTCTGCACAGCTGTCACAACCCAGCCAATCAGAAAGCAGCTTTTTGGGGTCCTCCCATGGTTCTTTag gtttaaatGGAATGAGCAGCAGTATTTGGGAAAATTTTCCTACAGGTCAGAGTTCCCCAGGTACCCCCCCTGCTCTGCTCTCCATGGGGAGCATGTATGCTGAAGCGTCCCGTCTCAAACAGGAAGTGGAGGAGGCACACAGGGTGCTGAAACACTGGGACCACAGCTGGAGACAGATGGCTCAG TCATGGGCAGTCTTAAAAACAGATGCGGAAGAGGAACGTATTCTGGCGGGGCAGCTGAGTATGGAGGCCGAACGAGCACGGCAGGCTGAAGAGGAGGCGCAGCAGCAAGCTGCTCTCTTGGAGGAGGTGCTAGAGAGGCTACGGCATTCAGAAAACCCACATCTACAGCTTCACCAGCTGCAGTTACTGCACAGATTACCACTCAGCTCCATCTGCAGCCTGCAAGCCCAGATCTGCACCTGCTTACGCACTGTAGAACAG GCTGTGTTCAGGAAGCAGAGATTATATTGTATATCTTGTGACAAGTTGGGCTCACTGACGTTGCCATGCCAACACGGCCTGCTCTGTGAGCGATGTGCAGCCTCAACAGAATGCCCGCTGTGCACTGAACACCAGCAGAGCCTGAATATCCCAGAGTTATAA